In Archocentrus centrarchus isolate MPI-CPG fArcCen1 chromosome 22, fArcCen1, whole genome shotgun sequence, one DNA window encodes the following:
- the mok gene encoding MAPK/MAK/MRK overlapping kinase isoform X2, which yields MHRYKIIKKIGEGTFSEVLKAQSLKDGKFYACKTMKQTINSLEQANNLREVQAMKRLSPHANIVQLHELIFDKETGRVSLICELMEMNIYEFIQGRKTPLPDHTVKHYMYQLCKSLEHMHSCGIFHRDVKPENILIKQNVLKLGDFGSCRSVYSKPPHTEYISTRWYRAPECLLTDGYYSLKMDIWSAGCVFFEIMSLNPLFPGTNELDQVAKIHDVLGTPDQSVLQKFKQSRAMHFNFPPKKGTGISRLIPKCPAPALSLLYQMLAYDPDERITAETALRHTYFREIRMADKKTETLHRVSGTMDIIGSSVMQNSIEHICRPARVGKQLRGRHTRQTPLMSHNMKHVADTLIRRNIPHYPAELPKLNVVVPGPQISFPVSTMPAFTVTHRGTLPTITSKKCQSQLAKPRDDTHHAAFKTYYMPPLDRKHGGC from the exons ATGCATC GTTACAAAATAATCAAGAAAATTGGGGAAGGCACATTTTCAGAGGtcctgaaagctcagagctTAAAAGATGGGAAGTTTTATGCATGTAAAACCATGAAGCAGACAATTAACAG TCTGGAGCAGGCCAACAATCTGCGGGAAGTCCAGGCAATGAAGAGACTGAGCCCACACGCAAATATTGTCCAGCTACATGAACTGATTTT TGACAAGGAAACTGGAAGGGTATCTCTGATATGTGAGCTGATGGAGATGAATATTTATGAGTTCATACAAG GAAGAAAAACGCCTCTGCCTGACCATACAGTAAAGCACTACATGTACCAGCTTTGCAAGTCACTTGAACACATGCACAG CTGTGGGATCTTTCACAGAGACGTGAAGCCAGAAAACATTCTCATAAAA CAAAACGTTTTGAAGCTTGGTGACTTTGGCTCATGTCGGAGCGTGTACTCGAAGCCCCCCCACACAGAATACATCTCCACACGCTGGTACAGAGCTCCGGAGTGCCTCCTCACTGATGGGTACTACAGCCTTAAGATGGACATCTGGAGTGCCGGTTGTGTCTTCTTTGAAATCATGAG CTTGAATCCCCTCTTCCCTGGAACCAATGAGTTGGACCAGGTTGCCAAGATTCATGATGTTTTGGGAACACCTGATCAAAGTGTCCTCCAAAAGTTCAAGCA GTCTAGAGCGATGCATTTCAACTTCCCCCCAAAGAAAGGCACTGGTATCTCACGGTTAATCCCCAAGTGTCCAGCTCcagctctgtctctcctctATCAGATGCTTGCCTATGACCCAGATGAACGAATCACTGCAGAAACAGCCCTAAGGCACACATACTTTAGGGAAATAAG GATGGCAGATAAGAAGACTGAGACTCTTCACAGAGTTTCTGGGACTATGGATATAATAGGGAGTAGTGTGATGCAAAACTCCATTGAGCACATCTGTCGGCCAGCCAGGGTTGGGAAACAACTGAGGGGAAGACACACAAGACAAACACCTTTAATGAGT CACAACATGAAGCATGTAGCAGACACCCTCATCCGACGGAACATCCCGCATTATCCAGCAGAGCTGCCCAAGCTCAATGTGGTTGTACCGGGACCACAGATCTCCTTCCCAGTCTCCACTATGCCTGCATTCACAGTCACTCACAGAGGCACACTGCCAACAATCACATCCAAAAAGTGCCAGTCACAGTTGGCCAAG CCCCGGGATGACACACACCATGCAGCTTTCAAGACGTACTATATGCCACCTCTGGATAGAAAACATGGAGGCTGCTGA
- the klhdc2 gene encoding kelch domain-containing protein 2, producing MAEGRADMEEDRGDLPNGEDDNDSDRDEDDRLFAWMVNDDMDEDEEDEEVEDEQSFDTESVEQDTPAERSGHIAVIDRNIMYVWGGYKNAQNHGFIDLYLPRSEIWTYNMESGVWAKHLTGGNLHTSMSGSCGVCVDGVLYLFGGHHARGNTNRIYRLPLRGPSLVWEEMRDLKGLPPSSKDKLGCWVQKNRIIYFGGYGYAAQGGHRGTFEYDESSSLLWDSPGRGWNNHIHILDLETSAWSQPITTGDTPSPRAAHACATVGNRGYVFGGRYKSYRLNDLYYLNLDTWEWHEMSVPQQGPVGRSWHSFTPVSSDHIFLFGGFTTDRETLSDAWLYCVSKNEWKPFKHSHSESPRLWHTACAGPDGEVFVFGGCANNLLSHRRAAHSNELLVFNVQPKSLVRFCMETVLQHRERLSSYWDCLPKHLLHSLKQRMALVNTLGS from the exons ATGGCAGAGGGAAGGGCAGACATGGAAGAAGACAGGGGAGATCTGCCCAACGGAGAGGATGACAACGACTCTGATAGGGATGAAGATGACCGATTATTTGCATGGATGGTAAACGACGATATGGATGAGGACGAAGAagatgaggaggtggaggatGAGCAGTCATTCGACACTGAATCAGTTGAGCAGGACACCCCAGCTGAGCGCAGTGGTCATATAGCAGTGATTGATAGAAACATCATGTATGTGTGGGGTGGATACAAG AATGCTCAAAATCACGGATTCATCGACTTGTATCTGCCAAGAAGTGAGATTTGGACATACAACATGGAGTCAGGAGTCTG GGCAAAGCATTTAACTGGAGGTAACCTGCACACATCAATGTCAGGCAgctgtggggtgtgtgttgacGGAGTCCTCTACCTCTTTGGAGGTCATCATGCccggggaaacacaaacagg ATCTACCGCCTGCCCTTGAGAGGTCCCAGCCTTGTGTGGGAGGAAATGAGGGATCTTAAAGGACTTCCTCCATCGTCCAAGGATAAGCTAGGATGCTGGGTTCAGAAGAACAG AATTATATACTTTGGGGGCTATGGCTACGCTGCACAGGGAGGTCATCGAGGGACTTTTGAATATGATGAATCGTCTTCTCTTTTG TGGGACAGTCCTGGGCGAGGCTGGAACAACCACATCCATATCCTGGATTTGGAAACATCAGCATGGAGTCAGCCAATTACCACG GGAGACACCCCTTCACCCAGAGCGGCTCATGCCTGTGCAACAGTTGGCAACAGAGGCTATGTGTTTGGTGGCCGATACAAG aGCTACAGATTAAATGACCTGTACTACCTTAACCTGGACACATGGGAGTGGCATGAAAT GAGCGTTCCCCAGCAGGGTCCAGTGGGCCGTTCTTGGCACTCCTTCACTCCTGTGTCATCAGACCACATCTTCCTATTTGGAGGTTTcaccacagacagagagacactgA gTGATGCTTGGCTGTACTGTGTGAGCAAAAATGAGTGGAAGCCTTTCAAACACAGTCACTCAGAGTCTCCCAG gctgtGGCACACAGCATGCGCTGGTCCCGATGgtgaagtgtttgtgtttggaggGTGTGCCAACAACCTGCTGTCTCACCGCAGAGCT GCACACAGCAATGAGCTACTGGTTTTCAACGTTCAGCCCAAATCGTTAGTTAG GTTCTGTATGGAGACTGTCCTACAGCACAGGGAGCGTTTGTCTAGCTACTGGGACTGTTTGCCTAAACACCTCCTGCACAGCCTCAAACAGAGAATGGCACTTGTCAACACACTGGGATCTTAG
- the nemf gene encoding ribosome quality control complex subunit NEMF produces MKTRFTTVDIRAVIAEINANYIGMRVYNVYDIDSKTYLIRLQKPDSKAVLLIESGTRIHSTDFEWPKNMMPSGFAMKCRKHLKTRRLTQIRQLGIDRIVDIQFGSDEAAYHLIIELYDRGNIILADHEYTILNLLRFRTAEAEDVKIAVRERYPVESARPPEPLIALERLTEILTKAPNGEQVKRVLNPHLPYGATLIEHSLIEAGLPGSIKVDSQVNAAQVAPKILEALQIAETYMEKTENFRGKGYIIQKSEKKPSLTPGKPSEELLTYDEFHPFLFAQHAKSPYLEFDTFDKAVDEFFSKMESQKIDMKALQQEKQALKKLENVKRDHEQRLEALHQAQEVDRIKGELVEMNLPVVERALQVVRSALANQVDWTEIGIIVKEAQAAGDPVACAIKELKLQTNHITMLLKNPYISEEDQEEEEKKELVEEKGKKNKNKDKGQNKKLQRNKPMLVDVDLGLSAYANAKKYYDSKRSAEKKEQKTIEAADKAMKSAEKKTQQTLKEVQTVTTIQKARKVYWFEKFLWFVSSENYLIIAGRDQQQNEMIVKRYLRAGDIYVHADLHGATSCVIKNPSGNPIPPRTLTEAGTMAVCYSAAWDAKIVTSAWWVHHHQVSKTAPTGEYLTTGSFMIRGKKNFLPPSYLIMGFGFLFKVDEQSVFRHQGERKVRTVEEDMEEVTSGTAELLDEGEELVGDDSSNEDQNEERGEDGETKEVENEVKKENNVEEEEEEEDDDDDDAGGEIDAAPGELAADTVEKVPKQSDGGMEKETPTEESEELSFPDTTITLSHLQPSRSTQNAGFKKETTTQAEVDSQGKKHMTAKQRREEKKKKQQKQEGCDSEEKTDKSSGGPVVDQGSKSGGGPSQQPLKRGQKNKLKKIKEKYKDQDEEDRELMMQLLGSAGSTKEEKDKGKKGKKGKGKEEPVRKPAAQKQHQKTRNVETAVKKAEEEEGEKRQPGEEGGTAEQEDKEDEVDQDNPGAEEAENLLTSLTGQPHPEDLLLFAVPVCAPYTALSNYKHKVKLTPGSQKKGKAARTAVSSFMKAKEVSPREKDLFRSVKDSDLSRNMPGKVKVSAPNLLAAKKK; encoded by the exons ATGAAAACACGATTTACCACTGTGGATATCAGGGCCGTTATTGCCGAGATCAATGCCAA TTACATTGGCATGAGGGTATATAACGTGTATGACATCGACAGCAAGACCTATCTCATCCGTTTGCAAAA GCCTGACAGCAAAGCTGTTCTCCTGATTGAGTCTGGAACTCGTATTCATTCCACAGACTTCGAATGGCCCAAGAACATGATGCCTTCAGGCTTTGCGATGAAA TGTCGAAAACATCTGAAGACACGTCGACTGACCCAGATCAGGCAGCTTGGGATTGACAGGATTGTTGACATCCAGTTTGGCTCAGATGAAGCTGCCTACCACTTGATTATTGAACTATACGACAGG GGTAACATCATCCTTGCAGACCATGAGTACACAATCCTGAATCTGCTGAGGTTTCGGACAGCAGAGGCAGAAGACGTTAAGATCGCCGTGAGAGAGCGCTACCCTGTGGAGAGTGCCAGACCCCCCGAACCCCTCATCGCGTTGGAGCG GCTCACTGAAATCCTTACCAAAGCACCAAATGGAGAGCAAGTGAAAAGGGTCCTGAACCCTCACCTTC CCTACGGAGCCACTCTGATAGAGCACAGTTTGATAGAAGCAGGATTGCCGGGCTCCATCAAAGTTGACAGTCAAGTTAACGCTGCCCAAG TTGCTCCTAAAATCCTGGAAGCTCTGCAGATTGCAgaaacatacatggaaaaaaCTGAGAACTTCAGGGGCAAA GGCTACATCATCCAAAAGAGTGAGAAGAAACCAAGTTTAACTCCTGGCAAACCCAGTGAAGAACTGCTCAC ATATGATGAATTCCATCCATTCCTCTTTGCCCAGCATGCAAAGAGCCCCTATTTGGAGTTTGATACCTTTGACAAG GCGGTGGATGAGTTCTTTTCTAAGATGGAGAGTCAGAAAATCGACATGAAGGCCTTGCAGCAGGAGAAACAGGCTctgaaaaagctggaaaatgttAAGCGGGACCATGAGCAGAGGTTGGAGGCCCTGCACCAAGCACAG GAGGTGGACAGAATAAAGGGTGAACTAGTGGAGATGAACTTGCCTGTGGTAGAGAGGGCGCTGCAGGTGGTGCGCAGCGCACTGGCCAATCAGGTGGATTGGACTGAGATTGGCATCATCGTCAAAGAAGCACAAGCTGCGGGCGATCCCGTGGCCTGTGCCATcaaagagctgaagctgcagacCAACCATATCACCATGCTTTTAAA GAATCCATATATTTCTGAAGAGGatcaggaagaggaagaaaaaaaagagcttgtggaggaaaaagggaagaaaaacaaaaataaagacaaaggaCAGAACAAGAAGCTGCAAAGGAACAAGCCCATGCTGGTGGATGTGGATCTTGGCCTGTCCGCTTATGCCAATGCCAAAAA GTACTACGACTCCAAACGCAGCGCTGAAAAGAAGGAACAGAAAACCATTGAAGCAGCGGATAAA GCTATGAaatctgcagagaaaaaaacacagcagacatTGAAAGAAGTCCAGACAGTGACCACCATTCAGAAGGCCAGGAAAGTATACTG GTTTGAAAAGTTCTTGTGGTTCGTCAGCTCCGAGAATTACCTCATCATTGCAGGAAGGGACCAGCAGCAGAACGAGATGATTGTTAAACGATACCTCCGGGCTG GTGACATCTATGTTCATGCTGACCTCCATGGAGCAACTAGTTGTGTCATCAAAAACCCCTCAG GGAATCCCATCCCTCCCCGTACTCTGACGGAAGCTGGCACCATGGCTGTGTGCTACAGTGCTGCTTGGGATGCCAAGATTGTCACCAGTGCTTGGTGGGTCCATCATCATCAG gtgtCTAAAACAGCGCCCACTGGCGAGTACTTGACAACTGGAAGTTTCATGATCAGag GAAAGAAAAATTTTCTGCCACCTTCTTACTTAATTATGGGCTTCGGGTTCCTCTTCAAG GTGGATGAGCAGAGTGTGTTTCGGCACCAAGGGGAGAGGAAGGTGAGAACCGTTGAGGAAGACATGGAGGAGGTCACATCTGGAACTGCCGAGCTATTAGACGAGGGAGAGGAGCTTGTAG GGGATGACAGCAGTAATGAAGATCAGAatgaagaaagaggagaagacgGAGAGACCAAGGAGGTGGAAAATGAggtgaaaaaggaaaacaacgtagaggaggaggaggaggaggaggatgatgatgatgatgatgcggGTGGAGAAATAGACGCTGCTCCTGGAGAGCTTGCAGCAGATACAGTCGAGAAGGTGCCAAAGCAGAGTGATGGTGGTATGGAAAAAGAGACGCCAACTGAAGAGAGTGAAGAACTTAGCTTTCCAGATACAACCATCACCCTCTCTCATTTACAGCCCAGCAG GAGCACTCAGAATGCTGgtttcaaaaaagaaacaactacTCAG GCTGAGGTAGATTCACAAGGGAAAAAACACATGACTGCCAAGCAGAGAAG agaagagaagaagaagaaacagcagaaacaagagGGTTGTGACAGTGAGGAGAAGACTGACAAGTCATCCGGTGGACCGGTCGTGGATCAGGGGTCAAAAAGTGGCGGCGGGCCCTCTCAGCAGCCGCTGAAGAGGGGGCAAAAG AACAAACTGAAGAAGATCAAAGAAAAGTACAAAGATCAGGATGAAGAGGACAGAGAGCTgatgatgcagctgctcggg TCAGCTGGGTCCACAAAGGAGGAGAAAGATAAggggaagaaaggaaagaaagggaaGGGGAAAGAGGAACCTGTCAGGAAACCGGCCGCTCAGAAACAACATCAGAAAACTCGTAATGTGGAGACTGCAGTGAagaaagcagaggaggaggaaggggagaaGAGGCAGCCTGGAGAGGAGGGAGGTACTGCAGAACAGGAGGATAAG GAAGATGAGGTGGATCAGGACAACCCTGGAGCAGAG GAAGCAGAGAATCTGCTCACCTCTCTAACAGGCCAACCTCATCCCGaggatttgctgctgtttgctgtgcCAGTCTGTGCTCCATACACTGCCCTTTCCAACTACAA ACACAAAGTGAAACTGACACCAGGTTCTCAGAAGAAAGGCAAAG CTGCACGCACTGCTGTGTCCAGCTTTATGAAAGCCAAAGAGGTGTCACCAAGAGAAAAAGACCTGTTCCGCAGTGTCAAG GATTCTGATCTATCCAGAAACATGCCAGGAAAAGTTAAGGTGTCTGCTCCTAACCTGCTGGCAGCCAAGAAGAAATGA
- the mok gene encoding MAPK/MAK/MRK overlapping kinase isoform X1: protein MMHYSNWLIDVKNRASLRNECKTPPNTDWINRGKVADMQNNNPQPNDKTSELTAATHLLKKGYKIIKKIGEGTFSEVLKAQSLKDGKFYACKTMKQTINSLEQANNLREVQAMKRLSPHANIVQLHELIFDKETGRVSLICELMEMNIYEFIQGRKTPLPDHTVKHYMYQLCKSLEHMHSCGIFHRDVKPENILIKQNVLKLGDFGSCRSVYSKPPHTEYISTRWYRAPECLLTDGYYSLKMDIWSAGCVFFEIMSLNPLFPGTNELDQVAKIHDVLGTPDQSVLQKFKQSRAMHFNFPPKKGTGISRLIPKCPAPALSLLYQMLAYDPDERITAETALRHTYFREIRMADKKTETLHRVSGTMDIIGSSVMQNSIEHICRPARVGKQLRGRHTRQTPLMSHNMKHVADTLIRRNIPHYPAELPKLNVVVPGPQISFPVSTMPAFTVTHRGTLPTITSKKCQSQLAKPRDDTHHAAFKTYYMPPLDRKHGGC from the exons ATGATGCACTACTCAAATTGGCTGATTGACGTAAAAAACAGGGCAAGCCTTCGAAATGAGTGCAAAACACCACCTAACACCGACTGGATTAACAGGGGAAAGGTTGCGGACATGCAGAACAACAACCCGCAGCCTAACGACAAAACATCCGAGCTAACTGCTGCCACTCATCTCCTGAAAAAAG GTTACAAAATAATCAAGAAAATTGGGGAAGGCACATTTTCAGAGGtcctgaaagctcagagctTAAAAGATGGGAAGTTTTATGCATGTAAAACCATGAAGCAGACAATTAACAG TCTGGAGCAGGCCAACAATCTGCGGGAAGTCCAGGCAATGAAGAGACTGAGCCCACACGCAAATATTGTCCAGCTACATGAACTGATTTT TGACAAGGAAACTGGAAGGGTATCTCTGATATGTGAGCTGATGGAGATGAATATTTATGAGTTCATACAAG GAAGAAAAACGCCTCTGCCTGACCATACAGTAAAGCACTACATGTACCAGCTTTGCAAGTCACTTGAACACATGCACAG CTGTGGGATCTTTCACAGAGACGTGAAGCCAGAAAACATTCTCATAAAA CAAAACGTTTTGAAGCTTGGTGACTTTGGCTCATGTCGGAGCGTGTACTCGAAGCCCCCCCACACAGAATACATCTCCACACGCTGGTACAGAGCTCCGGAGTGCCTCCTCACTGATGGGTACTACAGCCTTAAGATGGACATCTGGAGTGCCGGTTGTGTCTTCTTTGAAATCATGAG CTTGAATCCCCTCTTCCCTGGAACCAATGAGTTGGACCAGGTTGCCAAGATTCATGATGTTTTGGGAACACCTGATCAAAGTGTCCTCCAAAAGTTCAAGCA GTCTAGAGCGATGCATTTCAACTTCCCCCCAAAGAAAGGCACTGGTATCTCACGGTTAATCCCCAAGTGTCCAGCTCcagctctgtctctcctctATCAGATGCTTGCCTATGACCCAGATGAACGAATCACTGCAGAAACAGCCCTAAGGCACACATACTTTAGGGAAATAAG GATGGCAGATAAGAAGACTGAGACTCTTCACAGAGTTTCTGGGACTATGGATATAATAGGGAGTAGTGTGATGCAAAACTCCATTGAGCACATCTGTCGGCCAGCCAGGGTTGGGAAACAACTGAGGGGAAGACACACAAGACAAACACCTTTAATGAGT CACAACATGAAGCATGTAGCAGACACCCTCATCCGACGGAACATCCCGCATTATCCAGCAGAGCTGCCCAAGCTCAATGTGGTTGTACCGGGACCACAGATCTCCTTCCCAGTCTCCACTATGCCTGCATTCACAGTCACTCACAGAGGCACACTGCCAACAATCACATCCAAAAAGTGCCAGTCACAGTTGGCCAAG CCCCGGGATGACACACACCATGCAGCTTTCAAGACGTACTATATGCCACCTCTGGATAGAAAACATGGAGGCTGCTGA
- the pole2 gene encoding DNA polymerase epsilon subunit 2: MDVARRIKTKVSAGFKMRGLILRPEASRYLVEVLESVSHSELDDVIERVLDAVEKQPLSSSMIELSVVESAVQDCTQACDETIDNVFNIIGAFDVPRYIYSVERKKFVPVTMTSHPTPSLCGLARDKAELFKERYTILQQRTHRHELFTPPTVGAAVEEGRNKFQLKTVEALLGSSAKLGEVIILGMVTQLKEGKFYLEDPSGTVQLDMSKAQFHNGLYTESCFVLAEGWYEDSVFHVTGFGFPPTEPSSATRAYYGNTNFFGGPSATSVKMSAKLKQLEEENEDAMFVIVSDVWLDSVEVMEKLNIMFSGYAAMPPTCFIFCGNFSSAPYGKTQIKSLKESLKTLADAICSYPSIHSSSRFVFVPGPEDPGPGTILPRPPLADYITEEFRQRVPFSVFTTNPCRIQYCSQEIIIIREDLVNKMCRNCVRLPNNNLDIPNHFVRTILSQGHLTPLPLYVSPVFWAYDYTLRVYPVPDVIVFADKYDPFSITNTDCLCVNPGSFPKSGFGFKVYYPSNRTVEDSKLQGL, from the exons ATGGATGTTGCTCGGAGAATAAAGACGAAAGTGTCTGCTGGCTTCAAGATGAGGGGTCTTATACTGCGCCC TGAGGCCAGCAGGTACCTTGTAGAGGTGCTGGAGTCTGTCAGTCACTCTGAACTTGATGATGTTATCGAAAGGGTCTTGGATGCAGTGGAAAAACAGCCAT TGTCCTCCAGTATGATAGAGCTCTCCGTGGTGGAAAGTGCTGTGCAAGATTGCACTCAGGCTTGTGATGAAACCAT AGATAATGTTTTCAACATCATCGGAGCCTTTGATGTGCCCAGATACATTTACAGTGTGGAGAGGAAGAAATTTGTACC CGTCACTATGACCAGTCACCCAACCCCCAGTCTGTGTGGTTTGGCCAGAGACAAAGCTGAACTCTTCAAAGAGCGCTACACAATCCTGCAACAA CGAACACATCGCCATGAGCTCTTCACCCCACCAACAGTAGGAGCTGCTGTTGAAGAGGGTCGAAACAAATTCCAG CTGAAGACAGTTGAAGCATTGCTCGGTAGCTCAGCTAAACTGGGAGAAGTGATTATACTTGGGATGGTCACACAACTGAAAGAG GGTAAATTTTATCTGGAGGACCCAAGTGGAACAGTACAGCTGGACATGTCCAAAGCA CAGTTTCATAATGGCCTCTACACAGAATCCTGCTTTGTACTGgcagaag GTTGGTACGAGGACTCGGTGTTCCACGTCACTGGTTTTGGGTTCCCACCAACAGAGCCTTCATCAGCCACAAG AGCATACTACGGCAACACGAACTTCTTTGGAGGTCCATCTGCTACTTCAGTGAAAATGTCTGCGAAGTTGAagcagctggaagaggagaATGAAGATGCCATGTTTGTTATTGTCTCCGATGTGTGGCTGGACAGTGTGGAAGTGATGGAAAAGCTCAACATCATGTTCTCAG gTTATGCCGCCATGCCCCCCACctgtttcattttctgtggaaaCTTCTCTTCTGCCCCGTATGGGAAAACACAGATCAAATCACTCAAAG AGTCACTGAAAACCCTTGCTGATGCTATATGCTCATATCCCAGCATTCACAGCAG TAGTCGCTTTGTGTTTGTTCCTGGTCCCGAAGACCCTGGTCCAGGTACCATCTTGCCACG TCCTCCCCTGGCAGACTACATCACAGAGGAGTTCAGACAGAGGGTGCCGTTTTCTGTGTTCACTACTAATCCATGCAG gaTTCAGTACTGCAGCCAggagatcatcatcatcagagaaGACCTGGTCAACAAGATGTGTAGGAATTGTGTCAGATTGCCCAATAATAATCTTGACATTCCAAACCAT TTTGTTAGGACTATCTTATCCCAGGGTCACCTGACTCCACTTCCTCTGTATGTCAGTCCTGTATTCTGGGCGTATGACTACACCCTGCGTGTCTATCCTGTGCCTGACGTCATTGTCTTCGCAGACAAATACGACCCCTTCAGCATCACTAACACAGACTGTCTCTGTGTCAACCCG GGCTCCTTCCCAAAAAGCGGATTCGGTTTCAAGGTGTACTATCCATCCAACAGAACTGTTGAGGACAG CAAACTTCAAGGGCTCTAA